The following proteins come from a genomic window of Sorghum bicolor cultivar BTx623 chromosome 3, Sorghum_bicolor_NCBIv3, whole genome shotgun sequence:
- the LOC110434148 gene encoding protein YLS7-like translates to MSLPGRKAPAGVTGVRRWLVTVVVSVLALVLTLVVISLSQGSSLPRTSLHDYLPAGVTGLGKRSSSEHADGNSSGAVVGEELSQGGREPLVEQNGQGGDANSSQTSAVTGKLDDNEPDPVASSDATAIPDESQKAEQDTCDLYRGEWVTDSSGPLYTNNSCPIITQMQNCQGNGRPDKDYENWRWKPEQCDLPRFDARKFLELMRGKTLAFVGDSVARNQMESLLCILWQVDVPQNRGNKRIHKWLFKSTKTTIARVWSSWLVHRSTEAVGIAPMGIDKVFLDIPDETFVEFLPRFDVIVLSSGHWFAKRSAYILNGNVVGGQLWWPRKAGKMQVNNVDAFGISVETCLTAVATNPNFTGLAIVRTWSPDHYEGGAWNTGGSCTGKVKPLDEVVRNGFTDAMHEKQVAGFRKAVKNVGKHGSRLKLMDITEPFAFRADGHPGPYRSPDPNKKTQRGPDGKPPPQDCLHWCMPGPVDTWNEMLLETIQREFERDRT, encoded by the exons ATGAGCTTGCCGGGGAGGAAGGCCCCGGCGGGGGTCACCGGAGTCCGGCGGTGGCTCGTCACGGTCGTCGTGTCGGTGCTGGCGCTGGTGCTGACCCTAGTGGTGATATCGCTGTCCCAGGGCTCGTCCCTGCCTCGGACGTCGCTGCACGACTACCTCCCCGCCGGAGTTACTGGCCTCGGGAAGCGTTCGTCGTCGGAGCATGCTGATGGAAACAGCAGTGGCGCTGTAGTTGGGGAGGAATTGTCGCAGGGTGGGCGGGAACCCTTAGTGGAGCAGAATGGTCAGGGTGGTGACGCGAATTCAAGCCAAACTTCTGCAGTTACAGGAAAGTTGGATGATAACGAGCCGGATCCAGTTGCTTCCAGTGATGCCACAGCAATTCCTGACGAATCTCAAAAGGCTGAGCAAG ATACTTGCGATCTATATCGTGGAGAGTGGGTTACTGATTCTTCTGGGCCACTATACACAAACAACTCTTGCCCTATCATCACACAGATGCAAAATTGCCAAGGAAATGGGCGACCGGACAAGGACTATGAGAATTGGAGATGGAAACCGGAACAGTGTGACCTCCCACGCTTTGATGCAAGGAAGTTCTTGGAGTTGATGAGAGGCAAGACACTTGCTTTTGTCGGGGATTCAGTTGCTCGGAATCAGATGGAGTCCCTCCTTTGCATTCTGTGGCAG GTAGATGTCCCACAAAACCGTGGCAACAAAAGGATACACAAGTGGCTCTTCAAGTCAACTAAAACAACTATTGCCCGTGTCTGGTCTTCTTGGTTAGTGCACAGGTCAACTGAAGCTGTGGGGATTGCTCCTATGGGCATTGATAAGGTTTTTCTGGATATTCCTGATGAAACCTTCGTGGAGTTTCTcccaagatttgatgtaattgTCCTTTCCTCTGGCCATTGGTTTGCCAAACGATCAGCCTATATCCTGAATGGGAATGTTGTTGGAGGGCAGCTTTGGTGGCCTCGTAAAGCAGGAAAAATGCAGGTCAACAATGTGGATGCTTTTGGTATCTCTGTCGAGACTTGCCTAACTGCTGTGGCGACTAACCCAAATTTCACAGGCCTAGCTATTGTACGAACATGGTCACCTGATCAttatgaaggtggagcatggaACACTGGTGGATCATGCACTGGAAAGGTCAAGCCCTTGGATGAAGTGGTGAGGAATGGCTTTACCGATGCAATGCATGAAAAGCAGGTTGCAGGCTTCAGGAAGGCAGTGAAGAATGTGGGGAAACACGGTTCCAGGTTGAAATTGATGGATATCACTGAGCCCTTTGCCTTCAGGGCTGATGGGCATCCTGGCCCGTATAGAAGTCCTGACCCaaacaagaagacacagagagggCCAGATGGAAAACCTCCACCTCAGGATTGTTTGCATTGGTGCATGCCAGGACCAGTAGACACCTGGAATGAGATGTTGCTAGAGACCATACAGAGAGAATTTGAGAGAGATAGAACCTGA
- the LOC8078721 gene encoding uncharacterized protein LOC8078721 — translation MAVYIRLDDAVRARLRGDAAGCTITSSGSDHDASACLSELVQAFLETGAGAAEEGVPGPAPKEYDESGEEDAPGRAAAAAASVRALLDPPAEEDVFRIRLAAAVATAMEVEAALRAHGASFRRAVVRRLRGAGYDAGVCKSRWEASGGITAGTYEYVDVVAPLAADGRKRARYIVDADFRAGLEVARATPEYAAVVAEVPASAVVAREESVGRAVRVASDAARRSLRAHGLHVPPWRKTRYMLAKWLGPYKRSTATSLPAANAGAMPMTGGAGMDIKCRAVGFFAPPATAPAARIK, via the coding sequence ATGGCCGTGTACATCCGACTCGATGACGCCGTCCGCGCGCGCCTCCGCGGGGACGCCGCGGGGTGCACCATCACCAGCAGCGGCAGCGACCACGACGCGTCCGCCTGCCTCTCCGAGCTCGTCCAGGCGTTCCTCGAGACGGGCGCCGGCGCGGCCGAGGAAGGCGTGCCCGGCCCGGCGCCCAAGGAGTACGACGAATCTGGCGAGGAAGACGCGCCCGGgcgggcggccgccgccgcggcgtccGTGAGGGCACTGCTCGACCCACCCGCGGAGGAGGACGTGTTCCGGATCAGGCTGGCCGCCGCGGTGGCGACGGCCATGGAGGTGGAGGCCGCGCTGCGGGCGCACGGCGCGTCGTTCCGGCGcgcggtggttcggcggctgcGTGGCGCAGGGTACGACGCTGGCGTGTGCAAGTCGCGGTGGGAGGCGTCCGGCGGCATCACTGCCGGGACGTACGAGTACGTCGACGTGGTCGCGCCGCTGGCGGCGGACGGGCGGAAGCGGGCCAGGTACATTGTGGACGCCGACTTCCGTGCGGGGCTGGAGGTGGCCCGCGCCACGCCCGAGTATGCGGCCGTCGTCGCCGAGGTGCCGGCGTCGGCGGTGGTCGCAAGGGAGGAGTCCGTCGGCCGCGCCGTGCGCGTCGCGTCCGACGCCGCGCGCCGCTCGCTCCGCGCCCACGGCCTCCACGTCCCGCCCTGGCGCAAGACGCGGTACATGCTCGCCAAGTGGCTCGGCCCCTACAAGCGCTCCACCGCCACCTCGCTGCCGGCGGCGAACGCCGGAGCAATGCCGATGACCGGCGGGGCCGGGATGGACATCAAGTGCCGCGCCGTCGGGTTCTTTGCGCCTCCGGCCACCGCGCCGGCGGCCAGGATCAAGTAG